The stretch of DNA GGCCCGGCGGTGAAGGTGGCCTTCAATGCCGCGGGCGAACCCACCCGGGCCGCCCAGGGCTTTGCCAAAAGCAACCGCGTTAAGGTGGAGGAACTGGTGCGCAAATCGGTGGGTCCGGTGGAATATGTTTTTGCCGTCAAGCAAGAGGCAGGCCGACCCGCCGCTGATGTACTGAAGGAATTGGCTCCGGTGCTTATCGGGGGGCTACATTTCCCCAAACCCATGCGCTGGGGTGACCTGGACATGCGATTTGCCCGTCCCATCCGCTGGCTGCTTTGTCTTTTCGGCGGAGATGTGGTGCCCTTTACTATGGCCGGTTTGCAGGCCGATCGTTATATATACGGCCATCGCTTTTTGAGCAGCGGCAAAATGTCTGTCACTGATGCCGGCGCTTACTTTGAAGTGATGCGTGGAGCTCATGTAATTGTTAATGTGACCGAGCGCCGGGAAATTATTCGCCGGCAGGTCAATGAAGCTGCGGCCCGTGAGGGCGGGCAGGCGGAAATTGATGCTGATCTGTTAGATGAAGTTACTAATATAGTGGAATATCCCACGGCCCTGTGCGGTAGTTTTGATAAAGATTATTTGCAAATGCCTGAGGAGGTAATAATTACTCCCATGCGGGAGCACCAGCGCTACTTCCCGGTGCGTGGTGCGGACGGGCGCTTGCTGCCCCGGTTTATTGCCGTGGGCAACAGCGGCAATGATCCCGAAAGTATCAACATCATCCGGGCCGGTAACGAAAAAGTGCTGCGTGCCCGTCTTTCCGATGCCGCCTTTTTCTGGCAAGAAGATCTCAAGACCAATTTGGCGGACCGTGTGGAGGGACTGCAAAAAGTAGTGTTTCAGGAAAGTCTGGGCACAATATATGAAAAAGTGTTGAGAATTACCGCTCTGGCCGACTTACTGGCCGCTCGAATGGGTGCGGGACTGCAGGAGCAGGGGGATACCACCCGGGCAGCCTTCCTGGCTAAAGCAGATTTATTAACCAATATGGTTTACGAGTTCCCCGAACTGCAGGGAATTATGGGCCGGGAATACGCCTTGCGCCAGGGTGAACCGCCGACGGTGGCCCAGGCGGTATATGAACATTACTTGCCCCGCTTTTCAGGCGATGAATTGCCCGCAACTCTGCCAGGTCGGGCACTGAGTATTGCCGATAAAGCGGACACAATAGTAGGCTGCTTCGGTGTGGGCATTATGCCTACGGGTTCACAGGATCCCTATGCCCTGAGGCGCCAAGCTCTAGGCATATGCAATATTATTTTAGACGGCGAACTGGTGCTGTCAATTAAGGAAATTGTTGAGCAGGCCTATAGAGGGTATGCCGGCCGGGTGCAGATGAAACTATCGCTGGAGCAGGTTACCGGTGAGCTGGAGGAATTCTTCCAGCAGCGCCTGCGCGGTTTATTTATCGACCGGGGGCTGTCCTATGACACGGTGGAAGCCGTTTTAGCTGCCGGTATAGATGATCTGGCCGGGACCTGGCAGCGGGGCCAGGCACTGGAAAAATTCCGTTCCGACCCGGCCTTTGACGCTTTGCTAACTGCCTATACCAGGGCGCACAACCTGGCTAAAAAGGCGGCCCATGACAAGGTTGATGCGGCACTTTTTGATTCTGCGGCCGAGCAAGAGCTCTACCAGGCATTTCAGTCGGTATCCGAATCCGCCTGGGCCCAAATTAACAGCCGGGATTATGGCGCTGCGTTGTCTTTAATTGCTAAACTGCAAAAACCGGTGGATCGTTTCTTTAATGATGTGATGGTGATGGTGGATAATGATCTGGTCAGAGAAAACCGCCTGGCCCTATTGAAAAAAATTGCCACAT from Desulfoscipio gibsoniae DSM 7213 encodes:
- the glyS gene encoding glycine--tRNA ligase subunit beta: MNRDFVLEIGVEELPARFLDPALTQLQKLTGQALQDNRLNCGEIVTSGTPRRITVFVRDVAENQQSLLQEVKGPAVKVAFNAAGEPTRAAQGFAKSNRVKVEELVRKSVGPVEYVFAVKQEAGRPAADVLKELAPVLIGGLHFPKPMRWGDLDMRFARPIRWLLCLFGGDVVPFTMAGLQADRYIYGHRFLSSGKMSVTDAGAYFEVMRGAHVIVNVTERREIIRRQVNEAAAREGGQAEIDADLLDEVTNIVEYPTALCGSFDKDYLQMPEEVIITPMREHQRYFPVRGADGRLLPRFIAVGNSGNDPESINIIRAGNEKVLRARLSDAAFFWQEDLKTNLADRVEGLQKVVFQESLGTIYEKVLRITALADLLAARMGAGLQEQGDTTRAAFLAKADLLTNMVYEFPELQGIMGREYALRQGEPPTVAQAVYEHYLPRFSGDELPATLPGRALSIADKADTIVGCFGVGIMPTGSQDPYALRRQALGICNIILDGELVLSIKEIVEQAYRGYAGRVQMKLSLEQVTGELEEFFQQRLRGLFIDRGLSYDTVEAVLAAGIDDLAGTWQRGQALEKFRSDPAFDALLTAYTRAHNLAKKAAHDKVDAALFDSAAEQELYQAFQSVSESAWAQINSRDYGAALSLIAKLQKPVDRFFNDVMVMVDNDLVRENRLALLKKIATFIGSMADLSKMVIPNR